A genomic segment from Candidatus Korarchaeum cryptofilum OPF8 encodes:
- the hxlB gene encoding 6-phospho-3-hexuloisomerase: protein MGTPVVEKIGKLIEVVKENLSTVDDESANMFIKALFRTMGEGKIFVVGAGRSGLVAKAFAMRLLHVGFQVYVVGETVTPSMRSGDLLIAVSGSGETKFPVTAAQVAKSVGAHVIAITSYPDSTLGKIADFVVRIGGRVLPEDESRDYFTRQILGIHEPLTPLGTLFELSAMIYLDALISEIVELMGKSEEDLARRHANIE, encoded by the coding sequence ATGGGCACGCCCGTGGTTGAGAAGATCGGTAAGCTGATAGAGGTCGTTAAGGAAAATCTATCTACAGTTGATGATGAATCCGCTAATATGTTCATAAAAGCGCTCTTCAGGACTATGGGGGAGGGCAAGATATTCGTAGTCGGGGCCGGTAGATCCGGGCTAGTGGCTAAGGCCTTCGCGATGAGGCTCCTCCACGTCGGCTTCCAAGTTTACGTAGTGGGTGAGACGGTCACTCCATCTATGAGGAGCGGTGACCTTCTTATAGCCGTGAGTGGATCCGGAGAGACTAAATTCCCCGTTACAGCAGCTCAAGTAGCTAAGAGTGTTGGGGCTCATGTAATAGCTATCACGAGCTATCCGGATTCTACCCTGGGGAAGATAGCCGATTTCGTCGTTAGAATAGGAGGAAGAGTTCTTCCAGAGGATGAGAGCAGAGATTACTTCACGAGGCAGATACTGGGTATACACGAGCCCCTAACACCGCTAGGAACGTTATTCGAGCTGAGCGCTATGATATATCTCGATGCACTGATATCCGAAATAGTGGAGCTGATGGGGAAGAGTGAGGAGGATCTTGCCAGGAGGCATGCGAACATCGAGTGA
- a CDS encoding tRNA pseudouridine synthase yields MAWSVVSLRIAYLGWNYHGVVEQPSLPTVGSALREAMESQGIRAKLRFTSRTDRGVSALDNIAFYRGPAPNVSLLNSELPKDIAVWAIATGGIPKPKARAYCYAIPFRLSETECVRRALDELAQAGLGKNIERIDVKSGENFTYIEIYGKSFKKNEIRRIVGRALELHLGRSIGLAPPEGLVLTETLTDMKWEEFHRRKLHLIGKMIERELWRLESSRIILGIIKSISSSLL; encoded by the coding sequence TTGGCTTGGAGTGTAGTCTCACTGAGGATCGCTTATCTGGGATGGAATTATCATGGGGTCGTCGAACAACCGAGCCTCCCTACAGTGGGCTCAGCCCTGAGGGAGGCGATGGAATCTCAGGGCATAAGAGCGAAACTCAGGTTCACATCTAGGACTGATAGAGGAGTATCGGCATTGGATAACATAGCTTTCTACAGGGGTCCGGCCCCTAATGTATCTCTCCTGAACTCGGAACTTCCGAAGGATATAGCTGTGTGGGCTATCGCTACCGGAGGCATACCTAAGCCCAAGGCTAGAGCTTATTGCTATGCGATCCCATTCAGACTCAGCGAGACAGAATGCGTGAGGAGGGCGTTAGATGAACTAGCGCAGGCTGGATTAGGGAAAAATATTGAGAGAATTGACGTGAAATCTGGAGAAAATTTTACATATATAGAGATTTATGGGAAGTCATTTAAGAAGAACGAGATAAGGAGGATCGTTGGGAGAGCCTTAGAACTCCACCTCGGTAGGAGTATAGGGTTGGCCCCTCCCGAAGGGCTCGTCCTCACTGAGACATTGACAGATATGAAGTGGGAAGAGTTCCACAGGAGGAAGCTCCATCTAATTGGAAAAATGATTGAAAGAGAGTTGTGGAGGCTCGAGTCCTCTAGAATAATTCTTGGGATCATAAAATCTATCTCTTCGTCGCTATTATAG
- a CDS encoding radical SAM protein produces MPIEEGGFYDRDPRDFELKVAIIYPGPYRVAVSSLGHQILYFLVNSMDGVMAERFVSDLNGSVESGRSLDEFDIALATLHFEGQYPELLRMIEGLKKPVFVGGPAVSFNPLPISPLVSAVGLGDFEALIGEILKFRDEGVSALIPKFFVYELKNRAKFNRILHLSPLRDQIRVLEDGVTLNKFLLEISRGCGWGCRFCGMGWHWRPRLDAPMNEVREAIEYASDLGFREIFIIGSDAASSKAIKDTLWEIAEIGLKASTPSIRADQVDVELLDLIRSTGGRMITIAPETGSDRLKGIINKRIDNDEIIRTAEEARDMGMKHIKLYFMIGLPFERESDVVESAKLASKVNSILRAKVTLSVFVPKAGTPFELSPLIREPDFRRRLSIFRREYRGEMNVSHYGRAYVQALLSLGGFEVSEILKRGYKRPFNRWTYGSIARDLGVDPDRIVHGEREAPWWDYIDNISKDFIRREYERAKSGWPLLPCDEFCSKCMIECPMR; encoded by the coding sequence ATGCCCATCGAAGAGGGGGGATTTTACGATAGGGACCCTAGGGATTTCGAGCTCAAAGTCGCGATCATCTACCCGGGTCCATACAGAGTGGCCGTGAGCTCCTTAGGGCACCAGATCCTCTACTTCCTAGTCAATTCCATGGATGGCGTGATGGCTGAGAGGTTCGTGAGCGACCTCAATGGCTCCGTGGAAAGCGGTAGGTCTTTAGATGAATTCGATATAGCCCTGGCAACTCTTCACTTTGAAGGGCAGTATCCGGAATTATTGAGGATGATTGAAGGGCTGAAGAAACCTGTATTTGTTGGAGGGCCTGCTGTTAGCTTCAACCCCCTCCCCATAAGCCCTCTAGTCTCCGCAGTAGGCCTAGGAGATTTCGAGGCTCTCATCGGGGAGATCCTCAAGTTCAGGGATGAGGGAGTCTCGGCCCTAATCCCGAAGTTCTTCGTATATGAGCTCAAGAACAGGGCTAAGTTCAATAGGATACTTCATCTGAGCCCTCTGCGCGACCAGATAAGGGTCCTAGAGGATGGAGTCACACTCAACAAATTCCTCTTGGAGATATCGAGGGGATGCGGGTGGGGGTGTAGGTTCTGCGGCATGGGGTGGCATTGGAGACCGCGTTTAGATGCCCCGATGAACGAGGTTAGGGAGGCTATAGAATATGCTTCTGACCTGGGCTTCAGGGAAATTTTCATAATAGGATCTGATGCGGCTTCCTCAAAGGCGATAAAAGATACTCTCTGGGAGATAGCTGAGATAGGTCTTAAGGCGAGCACTCCATCCATAAGGGCTGATCAAGTGGATGTTGAGCTCCTCGATCTAATAAGGAGCACTGGAGGAAGGATGATAACTATAGCCCCCGAAACGGGGAGCGATAGATTGAAGGGGATAATTAACAAGAGGATAGATAATGATGAGATCATTAGAACCGCTGAAGAAGCTAGGGATATGGGGATGAAGCATATAAAGCTCTATTTCATGATAGGGCTTCCCTTTGAGCGAGAATCCGATGTAGTCGAATCCGCTAAGCTCGCTAGCAAGGTAAACTCCATATTGAGAGCGAAGGTCACCCTCAGCGTGTTCGTCCCGAAGGCCGGGACGCCCTTTGAGCTTTCTCCCCTGATTAGAGAGCCTGATTTCAGAAGAAGACTCTCCATATTCCGTAGGGAATACAGAGGGGAAATGAACGTTTCTCATTATGGTAGGGCTTATGTGCAAGCCCTCCTCTCCCTAGGGGGCTTCGAGGTCAGTGAGATCCTAAAGAGGGGGTACAAGAGACCGTTCAACAGGTGGACCTATGGGTCGATAGCGAGGGACCTCGGCGTGGATCCAGATCGGATAGTCCACGGGGAGAGGGAGGCACCTTGGTGGGATTACATCGATAACATATCTAAGGATTTCATCAGGAGAGAGTATGAGAGAGCGAAGAGTGGGTGGCCCTTACTGCCCTGCGATGAATTTTGCTCCAAATGCATGATTGAATGCCCTATGAGGTAG
- a CDS encoding DUF2110 family protein — protein sequence MIDLTREFFIQERIPEDLNVDSMLEELGWEMMQLMRGIEVEALDLDTEGGWVKVRVSGADEGAAENLIYRTYGKLKRAEEAKVGESLKGFITDLGEVGYGIYFKAFLGEKDCLYPLYEMRKQLVDNMKLSTRAIANIYGFMNDVSMEINVTKIDEKGIYVSLSPRQVRMIRDMIKMGREILLVVRATPKQVKRALNRTGHYRDVSMVRKSFLSHMLICKRKTQAKGLIPRLGPYLPGAKFSTISQDKFRKLTEVNFLNHSTQ from the coding sequence ATGATTGACTTGACGAGAGAGTTCTTCATACAAGAGAGGATCCCCGAAGACCTGAATGTCGATTCAATGCTCGAGGAACTCGGCTGGGAGATGATGCAGTTGATGAGGGGTATCGAGGTAGAAGCATTAGATCTCGATACCGAGGGTGGCTGGGTTAAGGTCAGGGTCAGCGGAGCCGATGAGGGGGCAGCTGAGAACTTGATCTACAGGACTTATGGGAAACTCAAGAGGGCTGAGGAAGCGAAAGTGGGTGAGAGCCTCAAGGGCTTCATAACGGACTTGGGTGAAGTGGGCTACGGTATCTATTTCAAGGCCTTTCTGGGGGAAAAGGATTGTCTCTACCCGCTCTACGAGATGAGGAAGCAGCTAGTTGATAATATGAAGCTCTCAACTAGGGCTATAGCGAATATCTACGGATTCATGAACGATGTATCGATGGAGATAAATGTAACGAAGATAGATGAGAAGGGAATCTATGTTTCACTATCCCCCAGGCAGGTCCGCATGATAAGGGATATGATCAAGATGGGAAGGGAGATACTACTCGTAGTCAGGGCCACCCCGAAGCAGGTGAAGAGGGCTCTAAATAGGACGGGCCATTATAGGGATGTTTCCATGGTTAGAAAATCATTTCTCTCCCATATGCTCATATGCAAGCGTAAGACTCAAGCGAAGGGATTAATACCGAGGCTTGGTCCTTATCTTCCCGGCGCAAAGTTCTCAACGATCTCCCAAGATAAGTTCCGCAAGCTAACGGAAGTCAACTTTTTAAATCACTCCACTCAATAG
- a CDS encoding transcription factor TFIIE subunit alpha: MRDEDLIILALAVISRDLELVRRIVELANNGVIEEGELQETLKLSVTNLRVMLYQMQDFNLVIQLGAKEDGNGGYLSYWRINKDVAKSFLLRRLKYTKSELMKRKEEDLSGEYYVCAADPSHARLSFDEMIRSMGEGSPTCPVCGAMMEPVNKEEVVKLIDSMIELIDRAIETLEG, from the coding sequence ATGAGGGACGAGGACCTGATAATACTTGCCCTTGCTGTGATCAGCAGGGATCTTGAGCTAGTTAGGAGAATCGTTGAACTCGCCAATAACGGTGTTATAGAGGAAGGGGAGTTACAGGAGACTCTCAAGCTATCCGTCACGAACCTGAGGGTCATGCTCTACCAAATGCAGGACTTCAACTTGGTGATTCAACTGGGGGCCAAGGAAGATGGGAATGGGGGTTATCTATCCTACTGGAGGATAAATAAGGATGTAGCGAAATCATTCCTCCTGAGGAGGCTGAAGTATACGAAGAGCGAGCTGATGAAGAGGAAGGAGGAGGACCTATCGGGGGAGTACTATGTGTGCGCTGCCGATCCATCTCATGCGAGGTTGAGCTTCGATGAGATGATAAGGAGCATGGGTGAGGGCTCACCCACTTGCCCCGTATGCGGAGCGATGATGGAACCCGTGAATAAGGAGGAAGTTGTAAAGCTTATAGACTCCATGATAGAGCTCATAGATAGGGCGATCGAGACGCTGGAAGGATGA